From the genome of Scytonema hofmannii PCC 7110, one region includes:
- a CDS encoding carotenoid oxygenase family protein, with translation MQTIEKSTKKPWAKALAQPAKEFPATQLQILSGKIPEGLRGTLYRNGPARLERGGLHVGHWFDGDGAILAVHFTDSGATGLYRYVQTAGYQEEEAKGRLLYGNYGMTAPGPIWNQWLKGFKNAANTNVLALPDKLLALWEGGKPHGLDLQNLETLGEDDLGGLTVGMSYSAHYKRDPQTGEIFNFGITPGLNATLNIYRSERTGKIVQKASHVLEGVPLVHDFVFAGQYLVFCIPPVRLNSLPAIIGLSDYSRSLEWQPNKGTQILVVDRQTLQVVSRGETEPWFQWHFANGYTDASGSVIVDIARYPDFQTNQYLREVATGETHTLAVSTLWRMCLDPISGKVKAITEIMDRHCEFPLVPPQDRGQTSRQTYLTVHRTGVDSRKEIFGAIARFDHKTETLTVADSGENRYCSEAIYAADSQNPEQGWVMTVVYDGNCDKPGTACAKGDKLGTACAKGDKPGTACAKGDKPGTACAKSDRSEVWVYDADRLDEEPVCKLELPSVIPHSFHGTWKPARA, from the coding sequence ATGCAAACTATTGAAAAGTCAACAAAAAAACCATGGGCAAAAGCCCTAGCCCAACCAGCCAAGGAATTTCCAGCAACCCAATTGCAAATCCTGTCTGGCAAAATTCCCGAAGGTTTGCGGGGTACACTCTACCGTAACGGTCCTGCAAGGTTGGAACGCGGTGGTCTCCATGTAGGGCATTGGTTTGATGGTGATGGAGCCATTCTAGCCGTACATTTTACGGATTCAGGTGCGACTGGGCTATATCGCTACGTACAAACAGCTGGTTATCAAGAAGAAGAAGCAAAAGGTCGCTTGCTTTATGGCAATTATGGCATGACTGCACCCGGACCGATTTGGAATCAATGGTTGAAAGGATTTAAGAATGCTGCTAATACCAATGTACTGGCACTACCCGATAAACTTTTGGCATTGTGGGAAGGTGGTAAACCTCACGGTCTTGATTTGCAAAATTTGGAAACGCTTGGTGAAGATGATTTAGGTGGGTTAACGGTGGGAATGTCTTATTCTGCTCACTACAAGCGAGATCCGCAGACAGGGGAAATTTTTAACTTTGGCATCACCCCAGGATTAAATGCAACGCTAAATATTTATAGAAGCGAACGCACTGGTAAAATTGTGCAAAAAGCATCGCACGTTCTAGAGGGAGTGCCATTGGTGCATGATTTTGTGTTTGCAGGGCAATACCTCGTGTTTTGTATTCCTCCCGTGCGACTAAACTCTTTGCCTGCAATAATAGGATTGAGTGATTATAGTAGATCTCTTGAGTGGCAGCCAAACAAAGGAACCCAAATTTTAGTCGTTGACCGTCAAACGCTTCAGGTGGTCAGTCGAGGTGAAACTGAACCTTGGTTTCAGTGGCATTTTGCTAACGGTTATACGGATGCTAGTGGATCTGTTATTGTCGATATTGCTAGGTATCCAGACTTTCAAACAAATCAGTATTTAAGGGAAGTTGCAACGGGAGAAACTCATACCCTAGCAGTCAGCACGTTGTGGAGAATGTGTCTCGATCCTATTTCGGGTAAAGTCAAAGCAATTACAGAAATTATGGATCGCCATTGTGAGTTTCCACTTGTACCGCCACAGGATCGAGGACAAACTAGCCGTCAAACTTATCTGACGGTACATCGTACTGGGGTCGATTCTCGGAAAGAAATCTTCGGTGCGATCGCCCGTTTTGACCACAAAACTGAGACTCTGACAGTTGCTGATAGTGGTGAGAATCGTTATTGTTCGGAAGCCATTTATGCTGCTGATTCCCAAAATCCCGAACAAGGTTGGGTGATGACAGTTGTGTATGATGGGAATTGCGATAAGCCGGGTACGGCTTGCGCCAAGGGCGATAAGCTGGGTACAGCTTGCGCCAAGGGCGATAAGCCGGGTACGGCTTGCGCCAAGGGCGATAAGCCGGGTACGGCTTGCGCTAAGAGCGATCGCAGTGAAGTTTGGGTTTATGATGCAGATAGATTAGACGAAGAACCTGTGTGCAAATTGGAATTACCAAGCGTTATTCCCCATAGTTTCCACGGTACATGGAAACCTGCTCGGGCTTAA
- a CDS encoding ATP-binding protein, with translation MLELLQNFLNSKEFIPHGHCYLWKPELVGLHLLSDCLIALAYYSIPVTILYFVHKRQDLPFNQMFLLFGTFIVACGTSHIMEVWTLWYPVYWLSGFVKAITAIISIYTAIELVSLVPKALALPSPAQLEAANCKLEREISDRKQIEEVLQESESTLRSFFNSSSMMMGIVELYDNDILHLSDNLKTAQFFGTTPEQMKNRFSSDMGSSQATRQLWMEHYRKANALQAPVRFEYIQETPAASKWFSVSVCPIAISPNGLPRFSYLLEDISDRKQTEVVLQQALSKAEAASIAKSRFLSNMSHELRTPLNAILGFSQMMARSDSLSPDDKQQLQIINRSGGHLLNLINDILSMSKIEAGQMTLNENSFDLFELLNDIEQMLKFKATVKGLYFIFERAADIPQYVRTDESKLRQVLINLLENAIKFTKKGSVILRISLGTGNSQLKTDNFLSPIANPQYRINFAIEDTGPGIAPHEIDTLFDPFFQTETGRQSMQGTGLGLPISREYVRLMGGDITVNSQVGKGATFIFDALVSKTTVDDQKNSTISKRVIGLQPNQPTYRILVVDDVDESRLLLIKLLEPLGFQVYQAVNGTEAIALWSTWEPHLIWMDMRMPMMNGYEVTRQIKATSKGQSTIIIALTASAFEEERSQILTVGCDDFLRKPFQESVLFDTMARHLGVRYIYEEENHLASQQATVTFKQLTVEDLSVMPAEWIEQLHYAVLCANDEIILQLIEQIPEKEASLAQALTDLVNNFRLDMLLELAQQFANTQA, from the coding sequence ATGTTAGAACTTTTACAAAATTTTCTGAATTCTAAAGAATTTATTCCTCACGGTCATTGCTATCTCTGGAAGCCAGAGTTAGTGGGGCTGCATCTTTTATCTGATTGTTTAATTGCGCTTGCTTATTATTCAATTCCAGTGACAATACTGTATTTTGTCCACAAGCGTCAAGACTTACCTTTCAATCAGATGTTTCTGCTATTTGGAACATTTATTGTTGCTTGTGGCACTAGCCATATAATGGAGGTTTGGACGCTCTGGTATCCTGTTTACTGGTTAAGTGGGTTTGTCAAAGCCATCACCGCTATAATTTCAATTTATACAGCTATTGAACTTGTTTCCTTAGTGCCAAAGGCGCTTGCTCTTCCAAGTCCCGCACAACTAGAAGCAGCTAACTGCAAATTAGAGCGTGAAATCAGCGATCGCAAGCAAATAGAGGAGGTGTTACAAGAAAGTGAATCAACACTGCGTAGCTTTTTCAACAGTAGTTCAATGATGATGGGTATTGTTGAACTGTATGACAATGATATTTTGCATCTTTCTGATAATTTAAAAACAGCTCAATTCTTCGGTACAACCCCCGAACAGATGAAAAATCGGTTCAGCAGCGACATGGGATCGTCGCAAGCCACCCGACAACTATGGATGGAGCATTACCGAAAGGCCAACGCTCTTCAAGCACCCGTGCGATTTGAGTATATTCAAGAGACTCCTGCTGCTTCTAAATGGTTCTCTGTCAGCGTTTGCCCAATCGCAATCAGTCCTAACGGTCTTCCAAGATTTTCATATCTTCTGGAGGATATTAGCGATCGCAAACAAACCGAAGTTGTTTTACAGCAAGCACTCTCCAAAGCCGAAGCTGCATCGATTGCCAAAAGTCGGTTCTTATCCAATATGAGCCACGAACTGCGAACACCACTCAACGCTATTCTCGGTTTTAGCCAAATGATGGCTCGTAGCGATTCTCTCTCCCCCGACGACAAACAACAGCTACAAATTATCAATCGCAGTGGTGGCCATCTATTGAACCTGATTAACGACATTTTGTCAATGTCTAAAATTGAAGCAGGTCAAATGACTCTCAATGAAAATAGCTTTGACTTGTTTGAGCTACTTAACGACATAGAACAGATGCTCAAGTTCAAAGCTACTGTCAAAGGTTTATATTTCATCTTTGAACGAGCAGCAGATATTCCCCAATACGTGCGAACTGATGAAAGTAAGTTGCGCCAAGTCTTAATTAACTTATTAGAAAACGCCATTAAGTTTACTAAAAAAGGCAGTGTCATTTTGCGTATAAGTTTGGGAACTGGAAACTCGCAATTGAAAACTGATAATTTTCTATCTCCAATCGCGAATCCCCAATACCGAATCAATTTTGCTATCGAAGATACCGGACCTGGAATTGCACCACATGAGATTGATACTTTGTTTGACCCCTTTTTCCAAACAGAAACAGGTCGTCAATCCATGCAAGGAACGGGTTTGGGTTTACCTATTAGCCGAGAATATGTGCGTTTGATGGGGGGAGATATCACCGTCAACAGCCAGGTAGGTAAAGGAGCAACTTTTATATTTGATGCACTTGTCAGCAAAACAACTGTTGACGATCAAAAAAATTCAACTATCAGCAAGCGAGTGATTGGGCTTCAACCCAACCAACCAACTTATCGCATTTTAGTTGTTGATGATGTCGATGAGAGTCGCTTGCTACTGATTAAGTTGCTTGAACCATTAGGATTTCAAGTGTACCAAGCCGTTAACGGTACTGAAGCAATTGCTTTGTGGTCAACTTGGGAACCGCACCTCATTTGGATGGATATGCGGATGCCAATGATGAATGGTTATGAAGTTACCAGACAAATTAAAGCGACAAGCAAAGGTCAGTCTACCATTATTATTGCCTTAACCGCTAGTGCATTTGAAGAAGAGCGATCGCAAATTTTGACCGTAGGCTGCGATGACTTCTTACGTAAACCTTTTCAAGAATCAGTATTGTTTGACACAATGGCTCGACACTTGGGAGTCCGTTATATCTATGAAGAAGAGAATCATCTCGCCTCACAACAAGCGACAGTTACGTTCAAGCAACTGACAGTCGAGGATCTGAGTGTTATGCCTGCTGAATGGATAGAACAACTTCATTATGCAGTGTTGTGCGCTAATGACGAGATAATATTACAGTTAATCGAGCAAATTCCAGAGAAAGAAGCTTCTTTGGCTCAAGCCCTTACGGATTTGGTTAACAATTTTCGTCTAGATATGCTCTTGGAGTTAGCTCAGCAGTTTGCTAATACACAAGCGTAG
- the msrB gene encoding peptide-methionine (R)-S-oxide reductase MsrB gives MKKRYFLQGGAAIVGTVCLSRYLTGKPQTIAIAKNKFEITKTDEEWRKILTPEQFRILRKHGTEFPGTSPLNKQYAKGTYLCAACNLALFTSETKFNSGTGWPSFYAPIDGAIGTSEDKSLIIARVEVHCRRCGGHLGHVFDDGPAPTGKRYCMNGVAMKFVKV, from the coding sequence ATGAAAAAACGATATTTTTTACAAGGTGGTGCAGCAATAGTTGGCACAGTATGCTTATCACGCTATCTAACAGGGAAGCCCCAAACTATAGCAATTGCAAAGAATAAGTTTGAAATCACCAAAACTGACGAAGAGTGGCGCAAAATTTTAACACCGGAACAGTTTCGCATTCTGCGGAAGCATGGGACGGAATTCCCTGGTACCAGCCCACTCAATAAGCAATATGCTAAAGGAACTTACCTGTGTGCTGCTTGTAACCTAGCATTATTTACATCTGAAACTAAATTCAACAGTGGCACAGGTTGGCCCAGTTTTTACGCACCTATTGATGGAGCAATTGGTACATCGGAAGATAAGTCATTGATTATAGCCAGAGTGGAAGTGCATTGCCGTCGTTGTGGTGGGCATCTGGGTCACGTTTTTGATGATGGCCCCGCGCCTACTGGCAAACGTTATTGTATGAATGGGGTAGCAATGAAGTTTGTTAAAGTTTGA
- a CDS encoding MGH1-like glycoside hydrolase domain-containing protein, with amino-acid sequence MATPTQEEIRLEAASKNQVKWRKWGPYLSDRQWGTVREDYSPNGTAWDYFTHDQARSRAYRWGEDGIAGISDEEQQLCFAIALWNGEDPILKERFFGLTGSEGNHGEDVKEYYFYLDNTPTHSYMKMLYKYPHKAFPYSQLVAENQRRSRQEPEFELLDTGIFNENRYFDVFVEYAKNSAEDILIQIQVVNRGPEAKTLHLLPTLWFRNTWSWDKEEIKPILQQAKFGHAQNTIEAAHPSLGKKWMYFEGETELLFTENETNTEKLFGFPNASAHVKDGINDYILHSKQEAINPNKIGTKVAVHYAVNMNAGETKTIQLRLSDAPNIAEPFGKHFEAIFAIRKQEADRFYKNLTPFSLSQDMGNVQRQAFAGMLWTKQFYYYDVEKWLKGDSATPPKERKNGRNREWFHLNNQDILSMPDKWEYPWFAAWDLAFHCIPLAMIDPDFAKHQLDILTREWYMHPNGQIPAYEWQFSDVNPPVHAWATWRVYKIEQKIYGRSDRQFLERVFQKLLLNFTWWVNRKDTEGNNVFQGGFLGLDNIGVFDRSATLPTGGHINQSDGTSWMGMYCLNMLEIALELAKNNPVYEDIATKFFEHFLYIADAMTHIGEKETSLWNDEDGFFYDVLHLPEQEITLKVRSMVGLIPLFAIQTIEPETLKALPGFKQRLEWFIENRPDLRQNVACMETQGIGARRLLAIVSRDKLRNILQKMLDESEFFGPYGIRAVSKFHAEHPYIFDVNGSQFRVDYEPAESSIGLFGGNSNWRGPVWFPVNFLLVESLQKFHYYLGDDFKVECPTGSGQMMTLWEVASELSQRLIQIFLRNSSGQRPVYGGTEKFQTDPHWRDLILFHEYFHGDNGAGIGASHQTGWTGLVAKLIQQFGEYEAQHREPEIEKKKQGIFV; translated from the coding sequence ATGGCAACTCCAACCCAAGAAGAAATCAGATTAGAAGCAGCCTCGAAGAATCAAGTAAAATGGCGTAAGTGGGGACCATATTTAAGCGATCGCCAATGGGGAACGGTGCGAGAAGACTACAGCCCTAACGGCACTGCTTGGGACTACTTCACTCACGACCAAGCGCGTTCTCGTGCCTATCGCTGGGGTGAAGATGGCATAGCAGGAATTTCTGATGAAGAACAACAACTTTGTTTTGCGATCGCACTTTGGAATGGTGAAGATCCAATTCTCAAAGAAAGATTTTTTGGTCTGACTGGAAGTGAAGGAAATCATGGAGAAGATGTTAAGGAATATTACTTTTATCTTGACAATACACCCACCCATTCCTATATGAAAATGCTTTATAAATATCCACACAAAGCATTTCCTTACTCTCAATTAGTTGCAGAAAATCAACGTCGCAGTCGCCAAGAGCCAGAATTTGAACTACTAGACACAGGTATCTTCAATGAAAACCGTTACTTTGATGTATTCGTTGAATACGCCAAAAATTCTGCTGAAGACATTCTGATTCAAATTCAAGTGGTGAATCGAGGACCAGAAGCAAAGACACTGCATTTATTACCTACCCTTTGGTTTAGAAATACCTGGTCTTGGGATAAAGAGGAAATTAAACCTATACTTCAACAAGCTAAGTTTGGTCATGCCCAAAATACCATAGAAGCTGCTCATCCATCTTTAGGCAAAAAATGGATGTACTTTGAAGGCGAAACAGAGTTGTTATTTACCGAAAACGAAACAAATACTGAAAAGCTGTTTGGTTTTCCTAATGCTTCTGCCCATGTAAAAGATGGTATTAACGATTACATCTTACACAGTAAACAAGAAGCTATTAATCCAAATAAAATCGGCACAAAAGTAGCAGTCCACTATGCAGTCAATATGAATGCTGGTGAAACAAAAACTATACAATTGCGATTAAGTGATGCCCCCAATATAGCTGAACCTTTTGGCAAACACTTCGAGGCAATCTTTGCTATTCGCAAACAAGAAGCAGATCGATTTTATAAAAATCTGACTCCCTTCTCACTTAGCCAAGATATGGGAAATGTACAGCGACAAGCCTTTGCCGGAATGTTGTGGACTAAACAATTTTATTACTATGATGTAGAAAAATGGTTGAAAGGTGATTCCGCGACTCCACCAAAAGAACGTAAAAATGGTAGAAATCGCGAATGGTTTCATCTCAACAATCAAGACATTCTTTCTATGCCTGATAAGTGGGAGTATCCCTGGTTTGCGGCTTGGGATTTGGCATTCCACTGTATTCCTCTGGCAATGATTGACCCTGATTTTGCCAAGCATCAATTGGATATTTTAACGCGGGAATGGTATATGCATCCTAACGGACAGATTCCCGCTTATGAATGGCAATTTAGCGATGTTAATCCTCCTGTTCATGCTTGGGCAACTTGGCGCGTTTACAAGATTGAACAGAAAATATATGGACGCAGCGATCGACAGTTTTTAGAACGAGTATTTCAGAAGCTATTGCTAAATTTCACCTGGTGGGTAAATCGTAAAGATACCGAGGGAAATAACGTTTTTCAGGGAGGATTTTTGGGATTAGATAATATTGGTGTCTTCGATCGCAGCGCAACACTACCTACAGGTGGGCATATCAATCAATCTGATGGTACAAGTTGGATGGGAATGTATTGCTTAAATATGCTAGAAATAGCTTTAGAACTAGCAAAAAATAACCCCGTTTATGAAGACATTGCTACTAAATTTTTTGAGCATTTTCTTTACATTGCTGATGCCATGACTCATATCGGCGAGAAAGAAACTAGTTTGTGGAACGATGAGGATGGATTTTTCTATGATGTGCTGCATCTCCCAGAACAAGAAATTACCTTAAAAGTCCGGTCAATGGTGGGACTTATTCCTCTATTTGCGATTCAAACCATTGAACCAGAGACATTAAAAGCACTTCCTGGTTTTAAACAAAGACTGGAATGGTTTATAGAAAACCGTCCCGATTTGCGGCAAAATGTAGCTTGTATGGAAACACAAGGGATAGGCGCGAGAAGATTATTGGCAATTGTTTCCAGAGATAAGTTGCGGAACATTCTACAAAAGATGCTGGACGAAAGCGAATTTTTTGGTCCCTACGGTATCCGAGCAGTTTCTAAATTTCATGCCGAACATCCCTATATTTTTGATGTGAACGGTTCCCAATTTCGAGTCGATTACGAACCTGCTGAATCCAGCATTGGTTTGTTTGGTGGAAATTCCAACTGGCGCGGTCCGGTTTGGTTTCCCGTGAACTTTCTCCTCGTTGAATCTCTACAAAAGTTTCATTATTACTTAGGAGATGACTTCAAAGTAGAATGTCCAACAGGTTCCGGTCAAATGATGACTCTTTGGGAAGTTGCGTCTGAATTATCCCAACGGCTGATACAAATTTTCTTGAGAAATTCTTCCGGTCAACGCCCTGTTTATGGAGGAACCGAAAAATTTCAAACTGACCCTCATTGGCGAGATTTGATTTTGTTTCATGAATACTTCCACGGCGATAATGGAGCGGGAATTGGTGCAAGCCATCAAACTGGATGGACAGGTTTAGTTGCTAAACTCATTCAGCAATTTGGTGAATACGAAGCACAACATCGGGAACCAGAAATTGAGAAGAAGAAACAGGGTATATTTGTATAA
- a CDS encoding sensor histidine kinase, translating to MKHIRKLWRNIDPFSLQLRLTIGMAAFSTLVLGSLATWTSWKMQQILIDSHKQNIEQIAQRIPQDVQLYSEMMQPEAGLQKTIKNLENTNTVLWLKNPNQKILAQSTNLNLLPKSTVAELMTLTKMPLKPQVYKINQSYFILSENSVQVEGKVLGDLFVVKNVTREQSTFVVMVQSLGIISVLAIIVLTVAIAFYIKRSLQPLRQLNQMTAVISLEDLGQAQLYLSHAPSEVKELAQTLTMLLSRLSQSWEQEREFVSNVSHELRTPLTIVHGYLQSVLRRQNNLTQIQKEALETAASEAERTIRLLQDLLDLARADSGYLHFQMKSYVLNDLIEEIVMMAKKYSDRVITIEAVPHPIEVKVDYNRLKQVLLNLIDNAIKYSDSGTPINFKLCQLQDKAIIQVCDEGYGIPLQHQARIFERFYRVDESRSHATGGSGLGLSIVKTLIEGMGGSVSVQSKLGEGSIFTISLPL from the coding sequence GTGAAGCATATCAGAAAACTTTGGAGAAATATAGACCCCTTCTCATTACAGCTACGCCTAACAATTGGCATGGCGGCATTTTCTACTTTGGTATTAGGTAGTCTCGCTACATGGACGAGTTGGAAAATGCAGCAAATTTTGATTGATAGTCATAAACAGAACATAGAACAAATAGCCCAGCGTATACCCCAGGATGTACAACTTTATAGTGAAATGATGCAACCAGAGGCTGGATTGCAAAAGACTATTAAAAACTTAGAAAATACCAATACAGTATTATGGCTAAAAAACCCCAATCAGAAAATATTGGCACAATCTACCAATTTAAATTTGTTACCCAAGTCTACGGTAGCTGAGTTAATGACTTTAACTAAAATGCCGCTTAAACCACAAGTTTACAAAATTAACCAAAGCTACTTTATTTTATCTGAAAATTCTGTGCAGGTTGAAGGTAAGGTACTGGGTGATTTATTTGTGGTTAAAAATGTTACCCGCGAACAGTCAACGTTTGTGGTCATGGTACAAAGCTTAGGTATTATTAGTGTTTTGGCAATAATTGTCCTCACGGTCGCGATCGCATTTTATATCAAGCGTTCTCTCCAGCCTCTACGCCAGCTCAATCAAATGACGGCTGTTATTTCCCTAGAAGATTTAGGACAAGCACAGTTATATCTTAGTCATGCACCCAGTGAAGTCAAAGAATTAGCTCAAACCTTAACTATGCTGTTATCCCGTCTTTCCCAATCCTGGGAGCAAGAGCGAGAATTTGTGAGTAATGTTTCTCACGAGCTACGTACACCGTTGACAATTGTACATGGTTACTTACAAAGCGTCTTGCGCCGGCAAAATAACTTAACTCAAATCCAAAAAGAAGCTTTAGAAACTGCTGCATCAGAAGCTGAACGTACCATCCGCCTGCTACAAGATTTACTAGATTTAGCCCGCGCAGATAGTGGTTATTTGCACTTTCAGATGAAATCTTACGTGCTCAATGACTTAATTGAAGAAATTGTGATGATGGCAAAGAAATATAGCGATCGCGTCATTACCATTGAAGCAGTACCTCACCCTATTGAGGTTAAAGTAGATTACAATCGTCTCAAACAAGTTTTACTGAATTTGATTGATAATGCTATTAAATATTCTGACTCTGGTACACCTATAAATTTTAAATTATGTCAACTTCAAGACAAGGCAATTATTCAAGTTTGCGACGAGGGTTACGGTATTCCTCTGCAACACCAAGCACGTATTTTCGAGAGATTTTACCGCGTAGATGAATCTCGCAGTCATGCAACTGGCGGTAGTGGTTTGGGTTTATCGATTGTCAAAACACTTATAGAGGGAATGGGAGGTAGTGTCAGCGTGCAATCAAAGTTAGGGGAAGGAAGTATTTTTACAATCAGTTTACCTTTGTAG
- a CDS encoding GMC oxidoreductase has protein sequence MTSSHYDLIIIGTGAGGGTLAYRLAPTGKKILILERGSFLPREKANWDTVEVVQKDRYHTNEVWYDSKGRTIHPGTGYFVGGNTKVYGGALFRWREQDFEQVIHKSGISPEWPLKYHDFEPYYTEAEKLYEVHGKRGLDPTEPSASEDYPYPAINHEPRIQEIHDSLQGEGYHPFYLPLAIKLNEVNRRLSACIRCNTCDGFPCLVDAKADADVNCVRPTEKYDNVTLITEAKVKKLHTSPSGREVTSVEVEMNGEICFFSGNIVVVSCGAINSAALLLRSASDRHPNGLANSSDLVGRNLMKHQNGAIIGVSLKPNLTAFQKTLAINDFYWGDEDFDYPMGHVQLLGKVNADMIAQESPSVLGASFQERHTFEAIATHSVDWWLTTEDLPDPNNRVTLRSDSIQLSYTENNTEAYNRLLNRWTRVLKMIGCGERIIPYSFYFRKKIPLQGVAHQCGTCRFGEDPRTSVLDVNCRTHDVDNLYVVDGSFFRSSAAVNPTLTIIANALRVGDRLIERLG, from the coding sequence ATGACCTCTTCACATTACGATTTGATTATCATTGGTACTGGTGCGGGTGGCGGTACACTCGCTTATCGTCTTGCTCCTACAGGTAAGAAAATTCTGATTTTGGAACGTGGTTCTTTTTTACCTCGTGAAAAAGCAAACTGGGATACGGTGGAAGTGGTTCAGAAAGACCGCTATCACACTAATGAAGTTTGGTACGACTCAAAAGGACGTACAATTCATCCCGGTACTGGGTATTTTGTAGGTGGTAACACTAAAGTCTATGGCGGTGCGCTGTTTCGGTGGCGCGAACAAGATTTTGAGCAGGTGATTCATAAGAGCGGTATTTCTCCAGAATGGCCTTTGAAGTACCATGATTTTGAACCTTATTATACTGAGGCAGAAAAACTTTACGAAGTTCATGGTAAGCGGGGTTTAGACCCGACTGAACCATCTGCTAGTGAGGATTATCCCTATCCGGCTATCAATCACGAACCGCGTATTCAAGAAATTCACGATTCTCTACAAGGAGAAGGCTATCATCCGTTTTATTTACCACTGGCTATTAAACTCAATGAGGTGAATCGGCGTCTGAGTGCTTGCATTCGTTGCAATACCTGTGATGGGTTTCCTTGTTTGGTGGATGCTAAAGCAGATGCTGATGTGAACTGCGTGCGTCCTACAGAAAAGTACGATAATGTTACGCTCATAACTGAAGCCAAAGTAAAAAAACTACATACAAGTCCATCCGGACGAGAAGTGACTTCTGTGGAAGTCGAAATGAATGGAGAAATTTGTTTCTTTTCTGGCAATATTGTTGTGGTTTCTTGTGGAGCGATTAATTCAGCAGCTTTGTTGTTGCGTTCTGCTAGCGATCGCCATCCCAATGGATTGGCAAACAGTTCCGATCTCGTAGGACGTAACTTAATGAAGCATCAAAACGGAGCTATCATTGGAGTTAGCTTAAAACCCAATCTTACAGCATTTCAAAAAACTTTAGCAATTAACGATTTTTACTGGGGTGATGAGGATTTTGATTACCCTATGGGACACGTACAGTTACTGGGGAAAGTTAATGCAGACATGATTGCCCAGGAGTCCCCATCGGTTTTGGGAGCTTCGTTTCAGGAGAGACATACTTTTGAGGCGATCGCAACTCACTCCGTAGACTGGTGGCTCACAACGGAAGATTTACCCGATCCCAACAACCGCGTCACACTCCGGAGTGATTCTATTCAGTTGAGTTACACCGAGAACAACACTGAAGCTTACAATCGTCTCCTCAATCGCTGGACGCGAGTCCTGAAAATGATTGGTTGTGGTGAACGGATTATTCCCTATTCCTTCTATTTCCGCAAAAAAATTCCGCTGCAAGGTGTAGCGCACCAGTGTGGTACTTGTCGCTTTGGTGAAGACCCTAGAACTTCAGTTCTTGATGTGAATTGTCGCACTCATGACGTTGATAATTTATACGTGGTAGATGGAAGTTTCTTTCGTTCTAGTGCTGCTGTTAATCCTACGCTGACGATTATTGCTAATGCTTTGCGCGTTGGCGATCGTCTTATTGAACGTCTGGGTTAG
- a CDS encoding DoxX family membrane protein — MKYLLNLRTAVTVNRVTMGVFFFVSGIANYLNFSVTNGFYQTVLTQKLQIIGPGIPPGWEGIGPLPGLIAIPYAWLLPLAEIILGALFALNYWVRWTGLLLILMTFSIILAFGIIPAGSLFPNGAESFNKNILFMTLIWMCIAYEAYEQKMSRRRAQAASDYALTSDQGRE, encoded by the coding sequence ATGAAATACTTACTCAATCTCCGGACTGCTGTAACTGTCAATCGCGTGACAATGGGCGTATTCTTTTTCGTCTCTGGTATTGCTAACTACCTCAACTTCAGCGTTACTAACGGTTTCTACCAAACAGTTCTGACTCAAAAACTCCAAATCATTGGCCCTGGAATTCCACCTGGGTGGGAAGGTATAGGACCGCTACCTGGGTTAATCGCCATTCCCTATGCTTGGTTGCTACCTTTAGCAGAAATTATACTAGGTGCGTTGTTTGCTCTCAACTATTGGGTACGGTGGACGGGGTTACTCCTAATTCTCATGACATTTAGCATCATTCTGGCATTCGGTATTATACCTGCTGGCAGTTTGTTTCCTAATGGAGCAGAAAGCTTTAACAAAAATATCTTATTCATGACTTTAATCTGGATGTGCATTGCTTACGAAGCTTATGAACAGAAAATGAGCCGCCGTCGCGCCCAAGCAGCATCCGATTATGCTCTAACCAGTGACCAAGGGAGGGAGTAG